A genomic stretch from uncultured Cohaesibacter sp. includes:
- a CDS encoding aminotransferase class III-fold pyridoxal phosphate-dependent enzyme, which produces MANAFVPGQAILSAGDEALLQRRTETLGPAYRLFYEEPFHPVRGEGVWLYDEDDTAYLDAYNNVACVGHCHPRVVEAMARQASILTTHTRYLQNNIVDFAEDFLSSFPAALSHIMFTCTGSEANDLALRIAQVKTGGSGVIVTENAYHGVTIALAAMSPSLGAGAPRNDNVFTIPAPTGKYGEQEGDVMRANVEKALAAMAERGIKPAALYMDTIFSSDGIFSHPKGFLIPAVDAFRAAGGLFVADEVQPGFARTGEEMWGFIRHGVVPDMVSMGKPMGNGYPVAALVVQPNVVAEFGERTRYFNTFGGNTTAIATARAVWDIIHDDGLQKKTLDIGNAFRTELEDLAKEGDVICDVRGSGLFIGVQITGNDPRGRTARLVNALKKKRILISASGPGGDVLKIRPPLVFGSDALDFFMTGLREVVKDN; this is translated from the coding sequence ATGGCAAATGCCTTCGTACCTGGGCAGGCGATCCTGTCTGCGGGCGATGAAGCCCTCTTGCAGCGGCGCACTGAGACATTGGGGCCAGCCTATCGCCTTTTTTATGAAGAACCCTTCCATCCGGTGCGCGGGGAAGGGGTGTGGCTTTATGATGAAGACGATACGGCCTATCTTGATGCCTACAACAATGTTGCCTGTGTCGGTCATTGCCATCCGCGCGTGGTCGAGGCCATGGCCAGACAGGCCTCTATTCTGACCACCCATACCCGCTATCTGCAGAATAACATTGTCGATTTTGCCGAAGATTTTCTATCGAGTTTTCCCGCCGCGCTGTCCCATATCATGTTCACTTGCACCGGCTCGGAAGCCAACGATCTGGCCCTGCGCATTGCGCAGGTCAAAACCGGCGGCTCCGGCGTTATCGTGACCGAGAATGCCTATCATGGCGTGACCATCGCATTGGCCGCCATGTCGCCCTCATTGGGGGCTGGGGCACCCAGGAATGACAATGTTTTCACAATCCCGGCACCAACTGGCAAGTATGGAGAGCAGGAAGGGGACGTCATGCGAGCCAACGTCGAAAAAGCGCTTGCAGCCATGGCTGAGCGCGGCATCAAGCCCGCAGCTCTCTACATGGATACGATCTTCTCCTCGGATGGCATTTTTAGCCATCCCAAAGGCTTCCTAATACCCGCCGTTGACGCATTCCGCGCAGCCGGAGGCCTGTTCGTGGCCGATGAAGTGCAGCCGGGCTTCGCCCGTACCGGTGAGGAAATGTGGGGCTTTATAAGACATGGCGTTGTGCCGGACATGGTTTCCATGGGCAAGCCGATGGGCAATGGCTACCCCGTTGCTGCATTGGTTGTGCAGCCCAATGTGGTGGCCGAGTTCGGTGAACGCACCCGCTATTTCAACACTTTCGGTGGCAACACAACCGCTATCGCAACGGCGCGAGCGGTATGGGATATCATTCACGATGACGGCCTGCAGAAAAAGACGCTTGATATCGGCAATGCGTTCCGTACCGAGCTGGAGGATCTTGCAAAAGAAGGAGACGTCATCTGCGATGTCCGCGGCAGCGGCCTGTTCATCGGCGTACAGATTACCGGCAACGATCCAAGGGGCAGAACCGCCCGCCTTGTCAATGCGCTGAAGAAAAAGCGCATCCTGATCAGTGCATCCGGTCCGGGAGGCGATGTGCTCAAAATCCGCCCACCTCTGGTTTTTGGCTCTGATGCGCTGGACTTCTTTATGACCGGATTGAGAGAGGTTGTGAAGGATAACTAG
- a CDS encoding ABC transporter ATP-binding protein: MIEQAYIEFRKVSKVFGSLTVVDDLDLTINKGEFVSLLGPSGSGKTTLLMMLAGFEDPTAGDILLGGSVLNRTPPYKRNMGVVFQNYALFPHLSVAENIAFPLKRRGVGKAEIAERVNRVLEMVQLPDQSGKLPSQLSGGQQQRVALARTLVFEPNVVLMDEPLGALDKNLREQMQYDIRRLHRDLGLTIVFVTHDQSEALTMSDRIAVFNHGKIEQIGTPQDIYDRPNTHFVAEFVGETNLIPVKYREGDHSRCSVITNSGKDLEVTSPVTLFRGTEVLLSLRPEHIELGDSAEGLENAMPARISDVVYQGDHLRADIEVDGAKLIARLGRHLPPHDPGDDVFIGFRPQNARVILP, from the coding sequence ATGATCGAGCAGGCATATATTGAATTTCGTAAAGTCAGCAAAGTCTTCGGATCTTTGACCGTTGTTGACGATCTCGATCTGACCATCAACAAGGGCGAATTCGTTTCGCTTCTTGGTCCATCCGGATCAGGCAAGACAACATTGCTCATGATGCTGGCCGGTTTTGAAGACCCCACGGCAGGGGACATTCTGCTCGGTGGGTCTGTGTTGAACCGCACCCCGCCTTACAAACGCAACATGGGGGTTGTCTTCCAGAACTACGCCCTGTTTCCCCATTTGTCTGTTGCCGAGAATATTGCTTTCCCGCTTAAAAGAAGAGGAGTCGGCAAGGCAGAAATCGCGGAGAGGGTCAACCGCGTGCTGGAGATGGTGCAGCTGCCCGATCAGTCCGGAAAGTTGCCTAGCCAGCTCTCCGGTGGTCAGCAGCAGCGTGTTGCGCTCGCCCGTACGCTCGTGTTCGAGCCGAATGTGGTCTTGATGGATGAGCCGCTTGGCGCACTCGACAAGAATCTGCGCGAGCAAATGCAATATGACATTCGCCGCCTGCATCGCGATCTGGGCCTGACCATTGTCTTCGTTACCCATGATCAGTCTGAAGCGCTGACCATGAGCGATCGTATTGCCGTGTTCAATCATGGCAAAATCGAGCAGATCGGCACGCCGCAGGATATCTATGACAGGCCGAACACGCATTTTGTTGCCGAGTTCGTCGGCGAAACCAATCTCATTCCCGTAAAATATCGCGAGGGGGACCATTCCCGCTGTTCGGTGATAACCAATTCCGGCAAAGATCTGGAAGTGACCAGCCCTGTGACCCTGTTCCGCGGCACCGAGGTGCTGCTCTCCTTGCGACCGGAACATATCGAGCTGGGCGACAGCGCTGAAGGGCTGGAGAATGCCATGCCCGCCCGTATCAGCGACGTGGTGTATCAGGGGGATCACCTGCGGGCTGATATTGAGGTGGATGGTGCCAAACTGATTGCCCGCCTTGGTCGCCATTTGCCCCCGCATGATCCCGGCGATGATGTCTTTATCGGCTTCCGCCCGCAAAATGCCCGGGTGATCTTGCCATGA
- a CDS encoding ABC transporter permease has protein sequence MFPTVKKAFGILVMLFLIAPLAAILPLAFTSSALLTYPVPEWSMRWLTELVTEPVWRRSIANSLIIGGGTTVLATVLGTLAALGLRRYSSLFAGVLKTFFLLPMVVPAVVLGVGMQVFFVQMGIANSYLGVIVAHTVIAMPFVYVSVSGSLAGIDPRVELAAASLGASPSTVLLTTTLPLSLSGILSGAVMAFATSLDEVILTLFVAGPHQRTLARQMFSTIRENVSPAIAAAAFVFIVGTILVACLIMLVRTRTGGAMQKTMGPGIS, from the coding sequence ATGTTCCCAACAGTCAAAAAAGCCTTTGGCATTCTTGTCATGCTGTTTCTGATTGCACCGCTGGCCGCCATTTTGCCACTGGCTTTCACGTCCAGCGCGTTGCTCACCTATCCTGTGCCGGAATGGTCTATGCGCTGGCTGACCGAACTGGTCACCGAGCCGGTCTGGCGTCGCTCCATCGCCAACAGCCTGATCATCGGTGGCGGCACGACAGTCCTCGCCACCGTTTTGGGAACGCTCGCCGCGCTGGGCTTGCGGCGCTATTCTTCGCTGTTTGCCGGTGTGCTGAAAACCTTCTTCCTGTTGCCAATGGTTGTGCCCGCTGTGGTGCTTGGCGTGGGGATGCAGGTCTTCTTCGTCCAGATGGGCATCGCGAACTCCTATCTGGGTGTGATCGTGGCGCACACTGTAATTGCCATGCCGTTTGTCTATGTCAGCGTGTCGGGCTCATTGGCCGGCATTGATCCGCGCGTCGAGCTGGCCGCAGCCAGCCTCGGGGCGTCTCCTTCCACGGTGTTGCTGACAACGACCCTGCCGCTCAGTCTGTCCGGCATCCTGTCCGGCGCGGTCATGGCTTTTGCGACCTCACTGGATGAGGTGATCTTGACCCTCTTCGTTGCAGGCCCCCATCAACGCACGCTGGCCAGACAGATGTTTTCCACCATTCGTGAGAATGTGTCTCCGGCCATCGCCGCGGCGGCTTTCGTCTTCATTGTCGGCACCATTCTTGTTGCTTGCTTGATCATGCTTGTGCGCACCCGTACCGGTGGCGCGATGCAGAAAACCATGGGGCCCGGCATTTCCTAG
- a CDS encoding aspartate aminotransferase family protein, with product MSIMPNSVEARDIAYHMHPAVNLRKFEEKGGLVIERGEGVYVYDNTGKRYIEGLAGLWSVAVGFGEKRLVEAATAQLQKLPYYHSFNYKTNGPSVDLAELLISIAPVPMSKVHFTSSGSEANDLVAKMVWYRSNALGKPEKKKIIGRIKGYHGVTIAAGSITGIPANHTSFDLPLERMIHTSCPSFPHFSQKGESEEAFTARMLKDLEDLILKEGPETIAAFWGEPVMGAGGVLTPPKGYWEGVQAILKKYDILLVADEVICGFGRTGKMFACETYDIKPDVLVISKQLSSSYMPLSAILMNDNFYQPIADESDKIGVFAHGFTASGHPVATAVGLENVKIIIERDLVGNVARLEKTFLDGLAKLAEHPLVASSRGIGLIGALELTPWENEAVGAAALAVAEAIQEEGCIIRNIGEAICFCPPLIITAEQIEDMFAIVLRALNKVAEAR from the coding sequence ATGAGCATTATGCCCAATTCAGTTGAAGCACGTGACATCGCCTATCATATGCACCCAGCCGTCAATCTACGCAAATTTGAAGAAAAGGGTGGCCTCGTCATCGAACGCGGCGAGGGAGTGTATGTCTATGACAATACCGGCAAACGCTATATCGAGGGGCTGGCCGGTCTTTGGTCGGTCGCCGTCGGCTTTGGTGAAAAGCGGCTTGTTGAAGCGGCCACCGCCCAGTTGCAAAAGCTGCCCTACTACCATTCGTTCAACTACAAAACCAACGGCCCTTCGGTCGATCTGGCCGAGTTGCTGATCAGCATCGCGCCGGTTCCGATGTCCAAGGTGCATTTCACCTCTTCGGGGTCGGAAGCCAACGACCTTGTCGCCAAAATGGTCTGGTATCGCTCCAATGCACTGGGCAAGCCGGAAAAGAAAAAGATCATCGGCCGTATCAAAGGCTATCACGGCGTAACGATTGCCGCCGGTTCCATCACCGGTATTCCGGCCAACCACACGAGCTTCGATCTGCCGCTTGAGCGCATGATCCACACCTCCTGCCCATCCTTTCCTCATTTCAGCCAAAAAGGGGAGAGCGAAGAGGCCTTCACCGCCCGTATGCTAAAGGATCTTGAAGACCTGATCCTCAAGGAAGGGCCGGAAACCATTGCCGCCTTTTGGGGCGAACCGGTCATGGGCGCTGGCGGTGTGCTCACCCCGCCCAAGGGCTATTGGGAAGGCGTGCAGGCCATCCTGAAGAAATACGACATTCTGCTGGTTGCCGATGAGGTGATCTGTGGCTTTGGCCGCACCGGCAAGATGTTCGCCTGCGAAACATATGACATCAAGCCAGACGTGCTGGTCATTTCCAAGCAGCTGTCTTCTTCCTACATGCCGCTCTCGGCCATCTTGATGAATGACAATTTCTATCAGCCGATTGCTGACGAATCCGACAAGATCGGCGTCTTTGCCCATGGCTTTACCGCCTCGGGGCATCCGGTGGCCACAGCCGTTGGGCTTGAGAATGTGAAGATCATCATCGAACGCGATCTGGTGGGCAATGTTGCACGCCTTGAAAAGACCTTCCTTGATGGTCTGGCCAAGCTGGCCGAGCATCCGCTTGTGGCTTCCTCGCGCGGCATCGGCCTGATCGGTGCGCTGGAGCTGACTCCTTGGGAAAATGAAGCGGTCGGTGCTGCGGCTCTTGCTGTGGCCGAAGCCATTCAGGAAGAGGGATGCATCATCCGCAATATCGGTGAAGCCATCTGCTTCTGTCCTCCGTTGATCATCACCGCAGAGCAAATTGAAGACATGTTCGCAATCGTCCTGCGGGCGCTGAACAAGGTTGCCGAGGCGCGATAG
- a CDS encoding ABC transporter substrate-binding protein produces MKKWALLASVLALGAMSSASQARDLTITSWGGSYQTAQQEIYFTPFSEKVGKPVLDESWDGGYGVLQAKVKAGAPNWDVVQVEAEELALGCDDGIFEMIDWDKMGGEDAFMPAAVSDCGVGTIVWSLALAYDGNKLSDGPKNWADFWDVKKFPGKRALRKGAKYTLEFALLADGVPADELYDVLSTPEGVDRAFAKLDELKPDLVWWESGAQPLQFLASGEVAMAASYNGRISGINKTEGKNFKIVWPGSIYAVDSWVILKDAENKDLAQDFIAFASQPENMSKLPEYIAYGLTNKKASSMVPDEYKADVPTTPENLEKALSLNVDFWIDNSEALNQRFNAWLAQ; encoded by the coding sequence ATGAAAAAATGGGCACTATTGGCGTCTGTTCTTGCTCTTGGCGCCATGTCAAGCGCATCTCAGGCTCGCGACCTGACGATCACGAGCTGGGGCGGCAGCTACCAGACCGCGCAGCAGGAAATCTATTTCACGCCTTTCTCTGAAAAGGTCGGCAAACCGGTTCTGGATGAAAGCTGGGATGGTGGCTATGGCGTTCTGCAAGCCAAGGTGAAGGCTGGCGCGCCCAACTGGGATGTCGTGCAGGTGGAGGCCGAAGAGCTGGCGCTGGGCTGCGATGACGGTATCTTCGAAATGATCGACTGGGACAAGATGGGGGGTGAAGATGCCTTCATGCCAGCCGCTGTCAGCGATTGTGGCGTGGGTACCATCGTCTGGTCTCTGGCGTTGGCCTATGATGGCAACAAGCTCAGCGATGGCCCTAAAAATTGGGCCGACTTCTGGGATGTGAAGAAATTCCCGGGCAAACGCGCCTTGCGCAAAGGGGCGAAATATACCCTTGAATTCGCCCTTCTTGCAGATGGGGTTCCGGCTGATGAACTCTATGATGTGCTTTCCACGCCGGAAGGTGTTGATCGGGCCTTTGCCAAGCTTGATGAGTTGAAACCGGATCTGGTCTGGTGGGAATCCGGCGCTCAGCCGTTGCAGTTCCTGGCATCCGGCGAAGTGGCCATGGCTGCGTCCTACAATGGCCGCATCTCCGGTATCAACAAGACTGAGGGCAAGAATTTCAAGATCGTCTGGCCCGGCTCTATCTATGCGGTCGATAGCTGGGTGATCCTGAAAGACGCTGAAAACAAAGATCTCGCCCAGGATTTCATCGCCTTTGCCAGTCAGCCGGAAAATATGTCCAAGCTGCCTGAATATATCGCCTACGGCCTGACCAACAAGAAAGCTTCCAGCATGGTGCCAGATGAATATAAAGCCGACGTGCCGACCACGCCGGAAAATCTGGAAAAGGCGCTTTCCCTCAATGTTGATTTCTGGATCGACAATTCCGAAGCCCTGAACCAGCGCTTCAACGCCTGGCTCGCCCAGTAA
- a CDS encoding SDR family oxidoreductase, giving the protein MSSNERKTLLITGASRGIGHATVKRFSDAGWRVLSCSRQAFDEKCPWPMGKENHIQVDLSDLASIGKAIGDVKQRLKSEGGKLHALINNAAISPKDENGQRLDSLRTPPHLWHTVFTVNFVAPIMLANGLIEELRAAKGSIVNVTSIAGMRVHPFAGTAYATSKAALSTLTREMAADFGPHGIRVNAIAPGEIDTSILSPGTEKIVETIPLRRLGEPSEVAETIFYLCSEASSYVSGTEIHVNGGQHV; this is encoded by the coding sequence ATGAGTTCGAATGAGCGAAAAACACTTTTGATTACCGGTGCCAGTCGTGGCATCGGCCATGCCACCGTGAAGCGCTTCTCTGATGCTGGATGGCGGGTGCTCAGTTGCTCCCGGCAGGCCTTTGATGAGAAATGCCCATGGCCCATGGGCAAGGAAAACCACATTCAGGTGGACCTCAGTGACCTTGCAAGCATCGGAAAGGCAATCGGCGACGTCAAGCAACGGCTGAAATCGGAAGGTGGCAAGCTGCACGCATTGATCAACAACGCAGCCATCAGCCCCAAGGATGAAAATGGTCAGCGGCTCGATAGCCTCAGAACCCCGCCTCATCTTTGGCATACAGTTTTCACGGTCAACTTCGTTGCGCCAATCATGCTTGCCAACGGACTGATTGAAGAGCTTCGCGCCGCAAAGGGGTCCATCGTCAATGTCACCTCCATTGCCGGCATGCGGGTGCATCCCTTTGCTGGCACGGCTTACGCAACATCCAAAGCGGCCCTGTCTACTCTGACGCGTGAAATGGCAGCCGATTTTGGTCCCCACGGAATTCGGGTCAATGCCATCGCTCCGGGGGAAATCGACACCTCGATCCTGTCTCCTGGCACCGAGAAAATCGTAGAGACAATTCCGCTGCGGCGCTTGGGTGAGCCCTCCGAGGTGGCGGAGACCATCTTCTATCTGTGTTCGGAGGCCAGCTCTTATGTTTCGGGCACCGAAATTCACGTGAATGGCGGCCAGCATGTCTAA
- a CDS encoding DUF2062 domain-containing protein: MIFGRKNKPKFAERIRVLLWPRRSWKRSGVYYIKRVLRLTGSPYAIAAGVAAGVFTSFTPFLGFHFIIAWTIAFLIGGNLLAAAVGTAVGNPLTFPFIWSATYSTGCLILGQPIMHHKIHALQNGLLSQSLSAILPTIKIMAVGAIPVGIAVALIFYYLTRHAARTYQHRRKAQLARKAFEAGRWRKELAERTTDMTSKATSS, encoded by the coding sequence GTGATTTTTGGTCGGAAGAACAAGCCCAAGTTTGCTGAGCGCATTCGCGTTTTGCTGTGGCCGCGTCGCAGCTGGAAACGATCAGGCGTCTATTATATCAAGCGGGTTTTGCGCCTGACTGGGTCTCCCTATGCCATTGCGGCCGGAGTCGCGGCTGGTGTCTTCACCTCTTTTACGCCTTTTCTCGGATTTCACTTTATCATCGCTTGGACGATCGCCTTCTTGATAGGCGGAAACCTGCTCGCTGCGGCAGTGGGAACAGCCGTTGGCAATCCGCTGACATTTCCATTCATCTGGAGCGCGACCTATTCCACCGGCTGCCTCATTCTGGGGCAACCGATCATGCATCACAAGATCCATGCCCTTCAGAATGGACTGCTGTCGCAATCGCTTTCTGCCATTCTGCCAACGATCAAGATCATGGCAGTTGGCGCCATACCTGTCGGCATCGCAGTGGCACTGATTTTTTATTATCTGACCCGACATGCCGCCCGGACCTATCAGCATCGTCGCAAAGCACAATTGGCGCGCAAAGCCTTTGAAGCCGGACGTTGGCGTAAGGAACTGGCCGAGCGCACGACGGATATGACCTCCAAGGCCACCAGCAGCTAA
- a CDS encoding phosphotransferase encodes MATAEPDIGLLLTTPPPAISQQEALFIAESTFGITGSLKALTSERDANFLLRTDEGKGYVLKFTNEMEPQEQTDFQTKALLHLEKTAPSLHVPRAVSTLSGEPWLELENGSRARLLSYVEGSLSSTLPKSIHLTRAVAAAGAKLVNALEGFEHPGADHYLIWDIKNAGTLRSMLPQIEDREQRELVETVVDAFDDKIAPHIERLPWQVIHGDMNPQNLVFEDENDLEIGVLDFGDMVHSPRICELAIAAGYQLDFADVGASLGQFLAHWHSICPLTRAEVELAADFIAARFATIITVANWRAQRYPENRAYITRNLALASTGIKHLTNLDRNELYGLLKDTAEMKPHEEIA; translated from the coding sequence ATGGCCACTGCAGAACCTGATATCGGATTGCTTCTTACGACGCCTCCGCCCGCAATTTCACAACAAGAGGCCCTTTTTATCGCTGAAAGCACCTTCGGGATCACCGGTAGCCTCAAAGCTTTAACCTCGGAGCGCGATGCCAATTTCCTGCTACGCACGGATGAGGGCAAAGGCTATGTGCTGAAATTCACCAACGAGATGGAGCCGCAAGAGCAAACCGATTTCCAGACCAAGGCACTGTTGCATTTAGAGAAAACCGCGCCCTCTCTGCATGTGCCGAGGGCGGTGTCGACCCTTTCGGGGGAGCCGTGGCTTGAACTGGAAAATGGGTCGCGGGCGCGCCTTCTGAGCTATGTCGAGGGCAGCCTCAGTTCGACCCTGCCCAAGTCGATCCATCTGACCAGAGCTGTTGCCGCCGCCGGAGCCAAGCTGGTCAATGCTCTGGAAGGATTCGAGCATCCCGGAGCCGATCATTATCTGATCTGGGACATCAAGAATGCCGGAACCCTGCGCTCCATGCTGCCGCAGATCGAAGACAGGGAACAGAGGGAGCTGGTCGAGACGGTGGTCGATGCATTTGATGACAAGATTGCTCCGCATATTGAAAGATTGCCCTGGCAGGTGATTCACGGCGACATGAATCCGCAGAATCTTGTTTTCGAAGATGAAAATGATCTGGAAATCGGTGTGCTGGATTTTGGCGACATGGTGCACTCGCCGCGCATTTGCGAACTGGCGATAGCGGCGGGCTATCAGCTCGATTTTGCAGATGTTGGCGCGTCTCTTGGTCAGTTCCTTGCCCATTGGCACAGCATTTGCCCGCTCACCCGTGCCGAAGTGGAGCTGGCTGCCGATTTCATCGCGGCCCGCTTTGCTACCATCATCACTGTCGCCAACTGGCGCGCCCAGCGTTATCCCGAAAACAGAGCCTATATTACGCGCAATCTGGCGCTGGCCTCAACAGGGATCAAGCATCTGACCAATCTGGATCGCAATGAGCTCTATGGGCTCCTTAAGGATACAGCTGAGATGAAACCACATGAGGAGATTGCATGA
- a CDS encoding ABC transporter permease, whose product MTAKLGPHLKASALVLPLVLFLALFFVWPIIAMLKQSVSDPVIHNTLRQTSAIASEWNGKAPVPAALQDALVADIRATTDRQEMGAVVRRLNSAKSGFRTLMRKTRRAIQKSDGPINLGDVDKRWNEVAWWHTIAQASSPYTDRYLLAALDYGRDKHNKIVALPEDASANKTILARTFVISLSVMLSCLVIGLPFAMVIASTSGWLRNMLLAAVLLPLWTSLLVRTTAWFIILQNNGLINSTLQALGITDQPIPLIFERTGVIIAMTHVLLPFMVLPIYSVLLSMPNNLMQAASSLGAHPVVAFLKVMLPLSARGIASGSLLVFMSSIGYYITPALIGGPSDQMISSVIAFYATESANWGMAGALGLVLLSITLLLYVVYGRLSAEKRGVA is encoded by the coding sequence ATGACAGCAAAACTAGGCCCTCATCTGAAAGCCTCGGCGCTCGTGCTTCCGCTTGTGCTGTTTCTGGCTCTGTTCTTTGTCTGGCCGATCATCGCCATGCTCAAGCAGTCCGTATCTGATCCCGTCATACACAATACCCTGCGCCAGACCAGCGCCATTGCGTCAGAATGGAATGGAAAGGCGCCGGTTCCGGCTGCCTTGCAAGATGCATTGGTGGCCGATATTCGCGCCACGACAGATCGTCAGGAAATGGGCGCAGTCGTGCGTCGCCTCAATAGCGCCAAATCCGGCTTTCGGACCCTGATGCGCAAGACGCGCAGGGCGATCCAAAAGAGTGATGGCCCGATCAATCTGGGCGATGTCGACAAGCGCTGGAATGAGGTGGCATGGTGGCACACCATTGCTCAGGCGTCTTCTCCCTATACCGATCGCTACCTGCTCGCAGCGCTCGATTATGGTCGGGACAAACATAACAAGATTGTTGCCCTGCCAGAGGATGCATCGGCCAACAAGACCATTCTGGCGCGGACCTTCGTCATTAGCCTGTCGGTGATGCTGTCCTGTCTGGTGATCGGGTTGCCCTTTGCCATGGTCATTGCCTCCACCAGCGGCTGGTTGCGCAATATGTTGCTGGCTGCAGTGTTGCTGCCTCTTTGGACCTCTCTGCTCGTGCGCACCACGGCGTGGTTTATCATTTTGCAGAATAACGGTCTCATCAATTCGACCCTTCAGGCGCTCGGCATCACCGATCAGCCCATCCCGCTGATTTTTGAACGCACGGGCGTCATTATCGCCATGACCCATGTGTTGCTGCCCTTCATGGTCTTGCCGATCTATAGCGTTCTGTTGTCCATGCCGAATAATCTCATGCAGGCAGCCTCTTCGCTGGGGGCGCATCCGGTCGTTGCGTTCCTCAAGGTGATGCTGCCCCTCTCGGCAAGGGGCATTGCCTCGGGCTCGCTATTGGTCTTCATGTCGTCGATTGGCTATTACATCACGCCAGCGCTCATCGGCGGTCCGTCTGACCAGATGATCTCTTCGGTGATCGCTTTCTATGCAACGGAGTCGGCAAACTGGGGCATGGCCGGTGCTCTCGGGCTGGTTCTCCTCTCGATCACCTTGCTGCTCTATGTCGTCTATGGACGCCTTTCGGCTGAAAAGAGGGGAGTTGCGTAA
- a CDS encoding GntR family transcriptional regulator, with the protein MQSQQEGKKLSDMVYDRLCEALLKGHYLPGRRLKIRDLAEEMQTSVTPVRDAILRLHYDEAVIYNSPRSIHVTSLSRERYEEIRKIRLPLEVMSAKAAAQYATLSDIAALETLIAENEEAIAEGDGVRGASLNQQFHFKLVEMADMPVLYGVLRRLWLQTSPLIAHGYLEAGRAMIDHHYEVFEAVRKKDVDAVALAVERDLSLGGAPLVRMLDKVAEGT; encoded by the coding sequence ATGCAATCGCAACAAGAAGGCAAAAAACTCTCTGACATGGTCTATGACAGGCTATGTGAGGCTCTGCTCAAAGGGCACTATCTTCCTGGCAGGCGCTTGAAGATACGGGATTTGGCGGAAGAGATGCAGACCAGTGTCACGCCGGTGCGTGATGCCATTCTGCGATTGCACTATGATGAAGCGGTTATCTACAACTCGCCGCGCTCCATCCATGTCACGTCTCTAAGCCGCGAACGCTATGAAGAAATCCGCAAAATACGCCTGCCTCTGGAAGTGATGAGTGCCAAGGCCGCCGCGCAATATGCCACCCTTTCCGATATCGCTGCTCTTGAAACCCTGATTGCCGAAAATGAAGAAGCCATTGCTGAAGGCGATGGTGTTCGTGGCGCATCGCTCAATCAGCAGTTCCATTTCAAGCTGGTCGAAATGGCCGACATGCCGGTGCTCTATGGTGTGTTGCGCCGCCTTTGGCTTCAAACCAGCCCGTTGATCGCTCACGGCTATCTGGAGGCGGGGCGAGCGATGATCGATCACCATTACGAGGTTTTCGAAGCGGTGCGCAAAAAGGATGTTGACGCCGTAGCGCTCGCCGTGGAGCGGGATCTGTCGCTGGGCGGAGCGCCGCTGGTGCGCATGCTCGACAAGGTTGCCGAGGGCACATGA